In the Muricauda sp. MAR_2010_75 genome, one interval contains:
- a CDS encoding YHS domain-containing (seleno)protein produces the protein MKKVILALFILSGVFLQAQSIDYNTKRGYAANGYDVVSYFEGKPTEGLKEISTKYDGINYKFSNQENLKKFKTNPSKYMPQYGGYCAYAVAVSGKKVNINPETYEIRDGKLYLFYNAGRTNTLELWLNESPNELMSKADTNWEKIKKQ, from the coding sequence ATGAAAAAGGTGATATTGGCCCTGTTCATTCTATCAGGTGTTTTTCTTCAGGCACAGTCCATAGATTATAATACCAAAAGAGGTTACGCTGCCAACGGTTATGATGTGGTTTCCTATTTTGAGGGCAAACCCACAGAAGGACTTAAGGAAATTTCAACGAAATACGATGGTATCAATTATAAATTTTCCAATCAGGAAAACTTAAAGAAGTTCAAAACCAATCCCTCCAAATATATGCCACAATATGGGGGTTACTGCGCCTATGCTGTGGCCGTATCGGGCAAAAAAGTGAACATCAATCCGGAAACCTATGAAATCAGGGACGGCAAATTGTACCTTTTTTACAATGCGGGAAGAACCAATACGCTTGAACTTTGGCTTAACGAATCTCCCAACGAGTTAATGTCAAAAGCCGATACGAATTGGGAAAAAATAAAAAAACAGTAA
- a CDS encoding LysE family transporter, whose amino-acid sequence MQNYIKVCFSGLLISFLGALPLGTLNLTAFDIAASQDLVSALWFSVAVVLVELIVVRLTLFGNERLQLSDKLMIYLLPLGILLLLYLSITSFVDAASVSKASSKVNLLPQLQSTFVLGLLLSALNPLQIPFWMTWNKVLEKKDVLTASKSSYTFYLVGIGLGTMLGLAIFMLLGNSVFTNYGNYGLITNLLMGVLYLGFSFYLMFIFFKQRPNYKTP is encoded by the coding sequence ATGCAGAACTATATAAAAGTTTGTTTTTCGGGTCTTCTGATAAGCTTTTTGGGCGCTTTGCCCTTGGGAACTTTGAATTTGACGGCTTTTGATATAGCTGCCTCCCAAGATTTGGTTTCGGCCTTATGGTTTTCTGTTGCGGTGGTCTTGGTAGAGCTGATTGTGGTTCGACTGACCTTATTCGGAAATGAACGTTTACAGTTAAGTGACAAATTGATGATATACCTACTGCCATTGGGGATTCTCTTGTTGTTATATCTGTCCATAACCAGTTTTGTGGATGCAGCCAGTGTTTCCAAAGCCAGCTCCAAGGTTAATCTATTGCCGCAACTCCAATCCACCTTTGTATTGGGACTTTTGTTAAGTGCCTTGAACCCATTGCAAATCCCGTTTTGGATGACATGGAACAAGGTCTTGGAAAAAAAGGATGTTCTTACGGCTTCAAAAAGCTCATACACCTTTTACTTAGTGGGAATTGGGTTGGGTACCATGTTGGGGTTGGCCATTTTTATGCTGTTGGGCAACTCTGTTTTTACCAACTACGGCAACTATGGATTGATTACAAATCTATTAATGGGGGTGCTGTACCTTGGATTTTCTTTCTATCTTATGTTCATATTTTTCAAACAACGACCTAATTATAAAACACCTTAA
- a CDS encoding NRDE family protein: MCTVSFISRKDRYFITSNRDEHISRPLAYKPKEDTINDVKVLFPKDPKAGGTWFALNEYGVVSVLLNGAYVRHQSKGNYAKSRGLVLLDVISSLNPEMTLQQLDLHNIEPFTLILLNGSLLEFRWDGNQKYFTPLDKTQDHIWSSVTLYNDDVIAKRASLFETFLKKTNWIEAADVVDFHSNNHEDFENGFVIDRDTGLKTFSVTQVVLNQEEALMRHIDLLKDAAYEVPFSPNDSLSVSVK, translated from the coding sequence ATGTGTACAGTAAGTTTTATTTCGCGAAAAGATCGTTATTTCATCACCTCCAATCGTGATGAGCATATTTCACGTCCATTGGCCTATAAGCCCAAGGAAGATACCATTAATGATGTAAAAGTTTTGTTTCCCAAGGATCCAAAGGCCGGAGGTACATGGTTTGCCCTAAATGAATATGGGGTGGTCTCCGTTTTATTGAACGGGGCTTATGTACGCCATCAATCCAAGGGAAATTATGCCAAGAGCAGGGGATTGGTGCTGCTGGATGTAATCAGCTCCCTCAATCCCGAAATGACCCTTCAACAGCTGGACTTGCACAACATTGAACCCTTTACCCTTATATTGCTCAATGGAAGTTTGTTGGAATTCCGATGGGATGGCAATCAAAAGTATTTTACCCCTTTGGATAAAACCCAAGACCATATTTGGTCTTCTGTAACCCTGTATAATGATGATGTAATAGCCAAGCGGGCATCCCTTTTTGAGACGTTTTTGAAGAAAACAAACTGGATTGAAGCTGCAGATGTTGTGGATTTTCATTCCAACAACCATGAAGACTTTGAAAATGGATTTGTCATTGATAGGGATACGGGTCTGAAGACTTTTAGCGTGACCCAGGTTGTGCTAAATCAAGAAGAAGCATTGATGCGTCATATCGATTTGCTCAAAGATGCCGCCTATGAGGTGCCGTTTTCACCCAATGATTCACTTTCAGTATCCGTAAAATGA
- a CDS encoding D-alanine--D-alanine ligase: MSAWKLKWHKLTHWEYWPFWAIYYPLFPVWLYYSIKARSFFFFNAANPSMKNGGMAMESKMSIYDMVPQKYIPRTVYIDKDELPEQALERILTSDICFPFIAKPDIGLKAFGVDKIHNKNEFRKYLSRTPSHFLVQELIPFTKEVGIFYVRKPGEDKGKITGIVSKEFLSVIGDGKKTILELIKKDPRSHLQLKTLQQKFGEELNKVLTEGEEFILVPYGSHTRGAKFVDFTHKVNPGLERVIDTICSQIEGFHYGRLDVLHNSFEELCEGKNFSVIEINGAGGEATHIYDPQHSLFFAWREITKHWGLMNEVSILNHKKGHSYLSFRGGRAMLREHHALEAQIRMV; the protein is encoded by the coding sequence ATGAGTGCTTGGAAATTAAAATGGCACAAACTCACCCATTGGGAATACTGGCCATTCTGGGCCATTTATTACCCACTTTTTCCTGTTTGGTTATACTATTCCATCAAGGCCCGCTCTTTTTTCTTTTTTAATGCTGCAAACCCATCCATGAAAAATGGGGGCATGGCCATGGAATCCAAGATGTCCATATATGATATGGTTCCCCAAAAATATATTCCCAGAACGGTTTACATTGATAAAGATGAGTTGCCGGAACAGGCTTTGGAACGCATATTGACCTCGGATATTTGTTTTCCTTTTATCGCTAAACCGGATATTGGCCTGAAAGCGTTTGGGGTGGACAAAATCCATAATAAAAATGAATTTAGAAAGTACCTGTCAAGGACACCCTCCCATTTTTTGGTACAGGAACTCATTCCTTTTACTAAAGAAGTGGGTATTTTTTATGTGCGGAAGCCCGGGGAGGATAAGGGCAAGATCACGGGCATTGTCTCCAAGGAGTTTCTTTCCGTGATTGGTGATGGAAAAAAGACAATTTTAGAATTGATTAAAAAGGACCCAAGAAGCCATTTACAATTAAAGACACTTCAACAAAAGTTTGGGGAGGAACTCAACAAAGTGCTCACCGAAGGTGAAGAATTTATTTTAGTACCGTACGGAAGCCACACCAGAGGGGCCAAGTTTGTGGATTTTACCCATAAAGTCAACCCTGGTTTGGAACGTGTCATTGATACTATCTGTTCCCAGATAGAAGGGTTTCATTACGGCCGTTTGGATGTACTCCATAACTCTTTTGAAGAATTGTGTGAGGGCAAAAATTTCAGTGTGATTGAAATCAATGGGGCGGGGGGTGAGGCCACCCATATTTACGACCCCCAACATTCGCTCTTTTTTGCATGGCGTGAAATTACCAAGCATTGGGGTCTTATGAACGAGGTGAGCATCCTCAACCATAAAAAGGGACACTCCTACTTAAGTTTTAGAGGGGGCAGGGCCATGCTCAGGGAACACCATGCCTTGGAGGCCCAGATTCGGATGGTTTAA
- a CDS encoding replication initiation protein: MKMIQQFHLASQYLAMAGKSFLAHKEDDSHTNLGFSVAKKSLLTWPLDDTGIQLALNYTTFALEWKSTTPQFLSLKGKTHMEVLEWLKTMAKSSHFTRPYKYDLHYKLPYQMDEKNIFELTSDDEVQELIQIRTLAQNVLTTFLKEQNLKSDVRVWPHHFDTGAFAHLHDGSGKSMGLGLAIPDNMVDDFYFYISGYRGNTALRTWAFPPLSQGKWHNNGFKGAVLSASDITEEIGLQFFREALGAYKK, translated from the coding sequence ATGAAAATGATTCAACAATTCCATTTAGCCTCCCAATATCTGGCCATGGCCGGAAAGAGTTTCTTGGCACATAAAGAGGATGACAGCCATACCAATTTGGGATTTTCGGTTGCCAAAAAAAGTCTGTTGACCTGGCCTTTGGATGACACTGGAATCCAATTAGCGCTGAACTACACTACTTTTGCATTGGAATGGAAATCCACCACGCCCCAATTCCTTTCCCTAAAGGGAAAAACCCATATGGAAGTGTTGGAATGGTTGAAAACAATGGCTAAATCTTCCCATTTTACAAGACCCTACAAATATGACCTCCATTATAAACTCCCTTACCAGATGGATGAAAAAAACATATTTGAATTGACCAGCGATGATGAAGTACAAGAACTGATCCAAATCAGAACTTTGGCGCAAAATGTTCTGACCACTTTTTTAAAAGAGCAAAACTTGAAGTCAGACGTACGGGTGTGGCCCCACCATTTTGATACGGGTGCCTTTGCCCATTTGCATGATGGGTCTGGTAAATCTATGGGTCTGGGCTTGGCCATTCCAGATAACATGGTAGATGATTTTTATTTTTATATCAGTGGTTATCGCGGCAATACCGCTTTACGTACTTGGGCTTTTCCACCTTTATCACAGGGCAAGTGGCACAATAATGGTTTTAAGGGAGCGGTTCTGTCAGCCTCGGACATTACTGAGGAAATTGGGTTGCAGTTTTTTAGGGAGGCGTTGGGTGCATATAAAAAATAA
- a CDS encoding YpdA family putative bacillithiol disulfide reductase, with translation MQEFDVVIIGGGPIGIACGLEAKKQGVTYVIIEKGPIVNSLFNYPINMQFFSSSEKLEIDEIPFISKEAKPKRNEALEYYRRIVTSNDLNIHLFEKVLDVEKEGESFTVETDKDQYQAKNVIVATGFYDLPNKINVPGEDLPKVSHYYKDPHFYASQKLVVIGASNSAIDAALECWRKGAEVTLIIRGPEVGQRVKYWVRPDIINRIEEGSIKAYYNSTVKEIKPHEIILNTPEGEVTLANDFVLALTGYMPNFEFLEKLGIQLSADEKRLPSYDPETMETNVPGLFLAGVICGGMETHKWFIENSRIHAPIIIKTIKQKLQLVGKDS, from the coding sequence ATGCAAGAGTTTGATGTTGTCATCATTGGAGGGGGGCCTATTGGCATTGCTTGTGGTCTAGAGGCAAAAAAGCAAGGGGTTACCTATGTGATCATTGAAAAAGGTCCCATTGTAAATTCATTGTTCAACTACCCTATCAACATGCAGTTTTTCTCCTCCTCGGAAAAGCTGGAGATTGATGAGATTCCTTTCATCAGTAAAGAAGCAAAGCCCAAAAGAAATGAGGCTTTGGAATATTATCGCCGTATTGTAACCTCAAACGATTTAAACATCCATCTTTTTGAAAAGGTATTGGACGTGGAAAAAGAAGGGGAATCTTTCACTGTAGAAACGGACAAAGATCAGTACCAAGCCAAAAATGTCATCGTGGCCACCGGATTTTACGATTTGCCCAATAAAATTAATGTGCCTGGGGAAGATTTACCAAAGGTTTCGCACTATTACAAAGACCCCCATTTTTACGCCAGTCAAAAATTAGTGGTAATCGGTGCCAGTAATTCTGCCATCGATGCCGCCTTGGAATGCTGGCGGAAAGGTGCAGAAGTCACCTTGATCATTCGTGGGCCGGAAGTGGGCCAGCGAGTCAAATATTGGGTACGTCCCGATATTATTAACCGGATTGAGGAAGGCAGCATAAAAGCCTATTACAACTCCACCGTAAAAGAAATCAAACCCCATGAAATTATTCTTAACACTCCGGAAGGTGAGGTGACCCTTGCCAACGATTTTGTGCTGGCACTAACAGGTTATATGCCCAATTTTGAGTTTCTCGAAAAACTTGGCATTCAACTTTCAGCCGATGAAAAACGGTTGCCGTCTTATGACCCAGAAACGATGGAAACCAACGTTCCAGGGCTGTTTTTGGCCGGGGTGATCTGCGGTGGAATGGAAACCCACAAATGGTTTATTGAAAACTCGCGAATCCACGCCCCCATCATCATCAAAACCATAAAACAGAAGTTGCAATTGGTTGGGAAAGATTCTTAA